The following proteins come from a genomic window of Metarhizium brunneum chromosome 2, complete sequence:
- the mcp2 gene encoding Meiotic coiled-coil protein 2, which yields MVSSESRGSPPQRTGSIPVITFQEEPMSTSGDRPSPVSQAGDNTPFTTGQKNITVLATSKLINQAVPKQSTTEGSSNMSEAYPMDKLLARLSEQQAVLSQQNEALKSGDDEGNMCQRLPGHTSSSNSLPITPATDGFSSTAPSTRPASATLEEARSDSDEVLRLKLQLAQAQNKISKLDQELSIRTIKGESEMQAINAARGMDTTARDSVWMATDDDHSDTSEAMSTTTFTRTKGIWGTTKGSFAGNVLQGAAAEPQPGTWLGGRGFNQSFTDGSSSYQAMEGYRGDRLSPDPDLVMRQSATRRPNRYDHRASNSHHFASVGYNPVNGPMAQFEAIGGPMASANMHPPPGLGAMGMGAYAGYQQQPVGTPLSPHASEFTSKTHWKNEGLPTEGPTYLPPTEPLNYRRLLDRNVTCNWKYIVDKIVCNNDQQASIFLQQKLKVGTPDQKYDIVEAIVAQAYPLMVNRFGNFLVQRCFEHGTPEQVINIARAIRGNTLNLSMDPFGCHVVQKAFDSVPEEYKAIMVHELLRRIPETVIHRYACHVWQKLFELRWTESPPQIMKYVNEALRGMWHEVALGETGSLVVQNIFENCLEEDKRPCIEEVLANIDIVAHGQFGNWCIQHICEHGAPPDRGRAVDHVIRYAAEYSTDQFASKVVEKCLKIGNSEFLGRYLDRVCEGRLDRTRIPLIDIASDQYGNYLVQWILNNATPQHREMVAAHIRKHMVSLRGSKFGSRVGMLCTNHAVTTRPGPGVGPGMGSRMGPGPRFAGAYR from the exons ATGGTCTCCTCCGAATCACGCGGTTCACCTCCTCAGCGAACCGGCAGCATTCCAGTCATCACTTTCCAGGAAGAACCCATGAGCACAAGTGGTGATCGACCATCACCCGTGAGCCAAGCCGGT GACAACACGCCATTCACCACTGGTCAGAAGAATATCACTGTGCTTGCCACGTCGAAGCTGATTAATCAAGCCGTTCCCAAG CAGTCAACAACTGAAGGATCCTCCAACATGAGCGAAGCTTACCCCATGGACAAGCTCCTAGCAAGGCTATCGGAACAGCAAGCCGTGCTCAGCCAGCAGAACGAGGCACTCAAATCTGGAGATGACGAGGGAAACATGTGCCAGCGACTCCCTGGACACACATCCTCCAGTAACTCCCTGCCAATCACACCAGCCACGGATGGTTTCTCGTCTACCGCACCAAGCACCCGTCCAGCCAGTGCTActcttgaagaagctcgTTCCGACTCTGATGAAGTTCTTCGCCTAAAGCTTCAGCTAGCACAAGCCCAGAACAAAATATCCAAGTTAGATCAGGAATTGTCTATCCGCACAATCAAAGGTGAATCGGAAATGCAGGCTATCAACGCAGCTCGAGGCATGGACACAACCGCTCGTGACAGCGTCTGGATGGCAACAGATGATGACCATTCAGACACCAGTGAAGCCATGTCTACTACTACCTTCACTCGTACCAAGGGCATTTGGGGAACCACCAAAGGATCATTTGCTGGCAATGTTCTTCAAGGCGCCGCAGCTGAGCCACAGCCAGGAACCTGGCTGGGAGGACGAGGGTTCAACCAAAGTTTCACCGACGGGAGCTCGTCCTACCAAGCGATGGAAGGATATCGTGGAGATCGCCTAAGCCCCGATCCGGATCTTGTCATGCGTCAATCCGCAACCAGACGACCCAACCGGTACGATCATCGAGCCAGTAACTCTCACCACTTTGCCAGTGTCGGTTACAACCCTGTGAATGGACCAATGGCCCAATTTGAAGCAATTGGGGGTCCAATGGCTTCTGCAAATATGCATCCGCCTCCTGGACTTGGCGCCATGGGGATGGGAGCTTATGCTGGGTACCAGCAACAGCCCGTCGGTACCCCACTGTCTCCTCATGCATCCGAGTTTACATCCAAGACTCACTGGAAGAACGAA GGACTTCCGACCGAGGGCCCGACCTATTTGCCTCCAACTGAACCTCTCAACtatcgtcgtcttctcgaTCGTAATGTGACGTGCAATTGGAAATACATAGTCGATAAGATTGTGTGCAATAATGATCAACAAGCCTCCATATTCTTACAGCAAAAGCTAAAAGTTGGCACACCGGACCAGAAATACGACATTGTTGAAGCTATTGTGGCCCAAGCTTATCCTCTGATGGTAAACAGATTTGGCAATTTCTTAGTTCAGAGATGCTTTGAGCACGGAACCCCTGAGCAGGTGATTAACATTGCCCGGGCTATCCGTGGCAATACTCTCAACTTATCCATGGACCCCTTTGGATGCCATGTAGTCCAAAAGGCATTCGATTCGGTCCCCGAAGAGTACAAGGCAATCATGGTTCACGAGCTTCTCCGCCGCATCCCTGAAACAGTTATACATCGATATGCTTGTCATGTATGGCAGAAACTCTTTGAGCTTCGATGGACTGAATCTCCACCTCAAATTATGAAATACGTTAATGAAGCTTTGCGCGGCATGTGGCATGAAGTAGCCCTGGGAGAAACTGGCAGCTTGGTTGTTCAAAATATCTTCGAGAATTGTTTGGAGGAAGACAAG CGCCCCTGCATTGAGGAAGTCCTCGCCAACATCGATATTGTTGCGCATGGACAATTCGGAAACTGGTGTATCCAACACATCTGCGAACATGGCGCACCGCCAGACCGTGGCAGGGCTGTTGATCACGTCATTCGTTACGCCGCTGAGTACAGCACTGATCAATTTGCTTCCAAGGTGGTAGAGAAGTGTTTGAAGATTGGGAACAGCGAGTTCTTGGGTCGTTATCTGGACCGGGTCTGTGAAGGCCGCTTGGACCGGACTCGAATTCCGCTGATTGACATTGCGAGTGACCAGTATGGCAATTATCTTGTGCAGTGGATTCTTAACAATGCTACACCTCAGCACCGCGAGATGGTGGCGGCCCACATTCGAAAGCATATGGTTTCTCTCCGGGGCTCCAAGTTTGGATCCCGAGTTGGCATGCTCTGCACCAACCACGCCGTCACTACGCGGCCTGGACCTGGAGTTGGGCCTGGTATGGGTAGTCGTATGGGTCCTGGACCACGATTTGCAGGGGCATATCGTTAG
- the RSM27 gene encoding mitochondrial 37S ribosomal protein mS33, with protein MSVPRARLLDLMKAQCQVFATTYNPEGVRMGNKVLRQRLKGPALAAYYPRKVATIKDVKREFGPVLATWDEAEEDRFEYIEELKQRGKSAPKKKNGPPAEKPGRKR; from the exons ATGAGTGTACCACGAGCCCGGTTACTAGACTTAATGAAG GCGCAATGCCAGGTCTTCGCGACGACATACAACCCGGAGGGCGTGCGCATGGGCAACAAGGTCCTGCGGCAGCGATTAAAAGGCccggccctcgccgcctACTATCCGAGAAAGGTTGCTACCATCAAGGACGTGAAACGAGAGTTTGGACCTGTATTAGCAACGTGGGATGAGGCCGAAGAGGACCGATTTGAATACATTGAAGA GTTGAAGCAGCGGGGAAAGAGCGcgccaaaaaagaagaatggcCCTCCTG CCGAGAAGCCGGGCAGGAAGCGATAA
- the RNT1 gene encoding Ribonuclease 3, producing MSKRPADDNASQESKRKRYSGSTDENVAPNIRIPGPIPAMFGLTPWLPSDIPSSLPCIPKILDPELEATVFLHPGLSDPLRGYERLEWLGDAYLELIASSLIYQTFTSTPVGRCSQLREILIRNKTLAQYFREYGLESKAQLPGDLKKDISRGRGSSSDKDIIKTQADMFEAYVAAAIISDPENGMANTASWLKLLWARTIKDQIVANDRKRKMATQPNSTEQGSTKDMSSHSNLSAKEKLRIEIGVKGVLVRYEDMPRMGRDRDLGLPLYTVGAYLDGWGERNKLLGTGTALGKKEAAQKAAQQALENKKLLKPYVAKKAAFMEAMEATKASEEGDTIS from the coding sequence ATGTCGAAGAGACCCGCAGATGATAATGCCAGCCAAGAGAGCAAAAGGAAAAGATATAGCGGTTCTACCGACGAAAATGTGGCACCAAACATCAGAATACCTGGTCCTATCCCAGCCATGTTTGGATTGAcgccttggcttccttcAGATATACCTTCAAGTCTGCCTTGTATTCCCAAGATTTTAGACCCGGAGCTTGAAGCGACGGTTTTCCTGCATCCAGGTCTGAGTGACCCTCTCCGCGGCTATGAACGTCTCGAATGGCTAGGTGATGCCTACTTGGAATTGATTGCATCTAGCTTGATCTACCAGACATTCACCTCCACTCCTGTTGGAAGATGTTCTCAACTGAGAGAAATACTGATCCGAAACAAAACTCTGGCACAGTACTTTCGCGAGTACGGCTTAGAATCCAAGGCTCAGCTACCAGGTGACTTGAAGAAGGACATTTCACGCGGTCGCGGAAGTTCGAGTGACAAGGATATTATCAAGACCCAAGCCGACATGTTTGAGGCATATGTTGCCGCCGCTATTATTTCTGACCCTGAGAACGGCATGGCCAACACAGCATCTTGGCTCAAATTGCTTTGGGCCAGGACCATCAAGGACCAAATTGTGGCCAACGACAGAAAACGCAAGATGGCTACTCAACCCAATTCCACAGAGCAGGGAAGCACCAAAGACATGTCGTCTCACAGCAATCTAAGCGCCAAAGAGAAGCTGCGTATAGAGATTGGAGTTAAAGGCGTTCTCGTTCGGTACGAGGACATGCCCAGAATGGGCAGAGATAGGGACCTTGGCTTGCCTCTCTACACAGTCGGTGCGTATTTGGATGGGTGGGGTGAAAGAAACAAGCTCCTCGGCACGGGGACGGCTCTTGGGAAAAAAGAAGCGGCACAGAAAGCAGCGCAACAGGCGCTGGAAAATAAGAAGCTCCTCAAACCGTACGTGGCAAAGAAGGCTGCGTTTatggaggccatggaggccACCAAGGCTTCCGAGGAAGGGGACACAATATCTTGA
- the ATG37 gene encoding Autophagy-related protein 37, which translates to MADSVDRVFVHALNTVKKIPKTGASRPPPSDRLRLYGLYKQAMEGDVDGVMEQPTAGPFLTAEELHRERDKWDAWNSQKGLSRTEAKRRYVEALIETMYRYANTSDAIELVTELEFVWNQIKHNSPSSTDSSPKAPASSKAPRTFQEPLSGTDGPMKILSPMSEQDEAELRSQRMMDLDDAVEESREPESQDQKSSRWQKKVERAVTKLSAEVAALREQISTGREWRSKKERSFPAWFGWLLWIFLKHLLLDCVILSIVLLWMRKRKDRRLEDLVRSALKIIREYVRNILPSR; encoded by the exons atggccgactcCGTAG ATCGTGTGTTTGTCCATGCCCTCAACACAGTCAAGAAGATCCCCAAGACCGGCGCAtcacggccgccgccatccgaTCGCCTCCGCCTCTATGGCCTCTACAAGCAAGCGATGGAGGGGGATGTCGATGGTGTCATGGAACAACCCACCGCTGGGCCGTTCCTCACAGCCGAAGAATTGCACAGGGAGAGAGACAAGTGGGATGCTTGGAACTCGCAAAAGGGACTGAGCCGAACGGAAGCCAAGCGCAGATATGTGGAGGCGCTTATCGAAACTATGTACCGATATGCCAACACATC TGATGCCATCGAGCTTGTCACCGAACTAGAGTTCGTTTGGAACCAAATAAAGCACAACTCTCCAAGCTCAACCGATTCATCGCCGAAGGCGCCCGCGTCCAGCAAGGCCCCTAGGACGTTCCAAGAACCTTTGAGTGGCACTGATGGCCCTATGAAAATATTGAGCCCCATGAGCGAGCAAGACGAAGCTGAATTGCGATCTCAACGTATGATGGACCTGGACGATGCCGTGGAAGAAAGCCGAGAGCCAGAAAGCCAAGACCAAAAGTCATCGCGATGGCAGAAAAAGGTCGAGCGCGCCGTTACTAAGCTGTCGGCAGAGGTTGCCGCTTTAAGAGAACAGATTTCGACTGGTAGGGAGTGGCGATCAAAGAAAGAGCGAAGCTTTCCTGCGTGGTTTGGCTGGCTTCTCTGGATATTCCTGAAGCATTTGCTTCTGGATTGCGTCATTCTTTCCATTGTCTTGTTATGGATGCGGAAACGCAAGGACAGGCGCTTGGAAGACTTGGTCCGGTCTGCACTGAAGATTATACGAGAATATGTCCGAAATATTCTGCCGTCGAGGTGA
- the nuo78 gene encoding NADH-ubiquinone oxidoreductase subunit gives MLRQSLARSAWRTSRRTVNASRTFATTPRRQAEVELTVDGKKVSIEAGSALIQACEKAGVTIPRYCYHEKLMIAGNCRMCLVEVEKAPKPVASCAWPVQPGMVVKTNSPITHKAREGVMEFLLANHPLDCPICDQGGECDLQDQSMRYGADRGRFHEIGGKRAVEDKNIGPLIKTSMNRCIHCTRCVRFANDIAGAPELGSTGRGNDLQIGTYLEQSLDSELSGNVIDLCPVGALTSKPYAFRARPWELKHTESIDVLDGLGSNIRVDSRGLEVMRITPRLNDDVNEEWINDKTRFACDGLKTQRLTMPLIRREGKFEPADWEEALAEVARAWAAKKPQGNEFKIISGALTEVESLVVAKDMANKLGSDNLALDTPTGSQPIAHGVDVRSNYLFNSRIWGIEEADCILIVGSNPRHEAAVLNARIRKQWLRSDLEIGVVGETWDSTFEFENLGTDHAALKKALAGPFGKKLQAAKRPMIIVGSGVTDHADAKAFYETVGAFVEKNAANFTTPEWDGYNVLQREASRAGAFEVGFTTPSAEVAQTKPKFVWLLGADEFNEADIPQDAFVVYQGHHGDRGAQIADIILPGAAYTEKAGTYINTEGRVQTTRAATSLPGASRTDWKILRAASEFLDVSLPYDDLAAVRDRMIEVSPALAAYDIVEPVALRQLSKVQLVDQNKGSKATGEPLKKVIDNFYFTDVISRSSPTMARCSASKATGDPRTNFMAPGMEEDKPMGQVAYGV, from the exons ATGCTCCGACAGTCTCTGGCACGTTCGGCTTGGCGGACAAGCAGGCGGACCGTCAACGCCTCGCGGACCTTCGCTACCACCCCCAGACGCCAGGCGGAGGTTGAACTGACAGTTG ATGGAAAGAAAGTTTCGATCGAAG CTGGTTCTGCCCTGATCCAAGCGTGCGAGAAAGCAGGCGTTACGATTCCTAG ATATTGCTACCATGA AAAACTCATGATTGCCGGAAACTGCCGAATGTGCCTGGTTGAGGTCGAAAAAGCCCCCAAGCCCGTGGCCTCATGTGCCTGGCCAGTGCAGCCCGGCATGGTCGTCAAGACCAACTCACCCATTACTCACAAGGCCCGGGAGGGTGTCATGGAATTCTTGCTCGCCAACCACCCGCTCGACTGCCCCATTTGCGACCAGGGAGGCGAGTGTGATCTCCAGGACCAGTCTATGCGATACGGAGCCGACCGCGGCCGATTCCACGAGATTGGCGGCAAGCGTGCCGTCGAAGACAAGAATATCGGACCGCTGATCAAGACGTCGATGAACCGATGCATCCACTGCACTCGATGTGTCCGATTTGCCAACGACATCGCTGGTGCTCCTGAGCTCGGCTCTACCGGCCGCGGCAACGACTTGCAGATTGGTACCTACCTTGAGCAGAGTCTGGATTCTGAGCTTTCTGGAAACGTCATCGACCTCTGCCCCGTCGGTGCTTTGACCTCTAAACCCTACGCCTTCCGTGCCCGACCCTGGGAGCTGAAACACACCGAGTCCATTGATgttctcgacggcctcggtTCCAACATTCGTGTCGACTCTCGGGGTTTGGAGGTTATGCGTATTACCCCGCGTCTCAACGATGATGTGAACGAGGAATGGATCAATGACAAGACCCGATTTGCCTGCGATGGTCTCAAGACCCAGCGACTGACCATGCCTTTGATTCGTCGCGAGGGCAAGTTCGAGCCCGCTGACTGGGAAGAGGCCCTTGCTGAGGTTGCCAGGGCCtgggcggccaagaagccccaGGGCAACGAGTTCAAGATCATCTCTGGTGCTTTGACCGAGGTCGAGTCCTTGGTTGTcgccaaggacatggccaacaagcTTGGATCCGACAATCTCGCCCTCGACACTCCCACCGGTAGCCAGCCTATTGCCCACGGAGTCGATGTTCGATCCAACTATCTGTTCAACTCACGTATCTGGGGCATTGAGGAGGCCGACTGCATCCTGATTGTTGGCAGCAACCCCCGACacgaggccgccgtcttgAACGCCCGCATTCGCAAGCAGTGGCTGCGATCCGACCTCGAgattggtgttgttggtgagACGTGGGATTCTACCTTTGAGTTTGAGAACCTCGGAACCGACCATGCCGCCCTGAAGaaggccctcgccggcccCTTCGGCAAGAAGCTACAGGCTGCCAAGAGGCCCATGATTATCGTTGGCTCTGGTGTTACCGACCATGCTGATGCCAAGGCCTTCTACGAGACTGTTGGTGCCTTTGTTGAGAAGAACGCTGCAAATTTTACCACTCCTGAATGGGATGGCTACAACGTTCTGCAGAGAGAAGCTTCAAGAGCCGGTGCTTTCGAAGTTGGCTTCACGACGCCTTCAGCCGAGGTTGCCCAGACCAAGCCCAAGTTCGTCTGGTTGCTGGGTGCTGATGAGTTCAACGAGGCCGACATCCCTCAGGATGCCTTTGTAGTCTACCAGGGCCACCACGGTGACCGTGGCGCTCAGATTGCCGACATCATCCTGCCGGGCGCTGcttacacggaaaaggccggTACTTATATCAACACCGAGGGCCGTGTCCAGACCACACGTGCTGCCACTTCTCTACCGGGCGCTTCCCGCACTGACTGGAAGATCCTCCGCGCTGCCAGTGAATTCCTGGATGTGTCTCTACCTTATGACGACCTCGCTGCTGTTCGGGACCGTATGATTGAGGTTTCACCGGCCCTGGCTGCGTATGACATTGTTGAGCCCGTTGCCCTTCGACAGCTTAGCAAGGTTCAGTTGGTGGATCAGAACAAGGGGTCAAAGGCTACTGGAGAGCCTTTGAAGAAGGTTATCGACAACTTTTATTTCACAGACGTCATCTCTAGAAG TTCACCAACCATGGCACGCTGCTCCGCGTCCAAAGCTACGGGTGACCCCAGGACAAACTTTATGGCTCCTGGAATGGAGGAAGATAAGCCCATGGGCCAGGTTGCTTATGGAGTGTAA
- the I3ACR gene encoding NAD/NADP-dependent indole-3-acetaldehyde reductase — protein sequence MASSDTASKGSFPPTLKLNDGNEIPVLAYGLGTANYKSTSGYDQSVVAITKTAIDLGYHHLDGAEVYGNEEELGAAIKASGVPRSQLFVTTKAHGEQQKPTQEAFELSLQKLGLDHVDLYLLHGPWFAASHEELQQKWADLEAIKASGKAKSIGVSNFLQEHVEVILQTAKVVPAINQIEYHPYLQHGDLVAFHKKHNIAVSCYGPLLPLTRAKGGPIDAVWSELAGKYGVSESEIGLRWILDQGLVALTTSSNKGRLQDYLAKLGTFELTQEEVARIAEVGNRYHFRGFWLNKFGPDDRR from the exons ATGGCCTCAAGTGACACAGCTTCCAAGGGCTCGTTCCCACCAACCCTAAAGCTCAACGACGGCAATGAGATCCCAGTG CTCGCATACGGCCTCGGAACCGCCAACTACAAGAGCACCTCGGGCTACGACCagtccgtcgtcgccatcaccaagacGGCCATAGACCTCGGATATCACCACCTTGATGGAGCAGAGG TGTACGGAAACGAAGAAGAGCTCGGCGCGGCCATCAAGGCGTCCGGCGTCCCCAGAAGCCAGCTCTtcgtcaccaccaaggcGCACGGCGAGCAGCAAAAGCCCACGCAGGAAGCCTTCGAGCTGTCCCTCCAGAAGCTGGGCCTCGACCACGTCGACCTCTACCTCCTCCACGGGCCCTGGTTCGCCGCCTCGCAcgaggagctgcagcagaAGTGggccgacctcgaggccatcaaggcctcgggcaaggccaagtccaTCGGCGTCTCCAACTTCCTCCAGGAGCACGTCGAGGTCATCCTTCAGACGGCCAAGGTGGTCCCGGCCATCAACCAGATCGAGTACCACCCGTACCTCCAGCACGGCGACCTGGTCGCCTTCCACAAGAAGCACAACATTGCTGTTTCGTGCTACGGCCCGTTGCTTCCGCTGACGAGGGCCAAGGGCGGGCCCATTGACGCCGTGTGGTCGGAGCTGGCGGGCAAGTATGGCGTTTCCGAGTCTGAGATTGGACTGAGGTGGATCTTGGACCAGGGCCTGGTTGCGCTCACGACGAGCTCGAATAAGGGCCGGCTGCAGGACTATCTGGCCAAGTTGGGTACGTTTGAGCTCACGCAGGAGGAGGTGGCGCGGATAGCGGAGGTGGGCAACCGGTATCACTTTCGTGGTTTTTGGTTGAACAAATTTGGCCCGGATGACAGGCGGTAA
- the nirA_0 gene encoding Nitrogen assimilation transcription factor nirA, whose product MPESAPKSSKFRPLLPAPPSDDGSIASSSRRLAKQSSPVTSACIECRKRKTKCSGSRPTCTACIRRHVECIYDRGPDETQAKVVKRKYEELKSHSTPYERIFDAIRSRSEADVGAIVRKIRRGENVDDIARQVEHGDLLLQSFLVPEARYRYEFPLSSNLPPHLLLQSNVYLKSLIYKWAPPLSLGDAAESGPSSSHQQPENAFSEAEAPYLMPYHAAKIINTRLSSIAPSKWTSVSSDDLLMRRLLSAFFLQDHDWWTAFQKDYFLEDMSKMHDELCSSLLVNALLALSCNYYRGLDGRTEFWNPQTLGYRFLAEAKRLWEYEKGLDKLTTIQAALVFHIIYSGTGADKIGYAYTVQACAIAHKIDLFNPTSVTENTRLRDARHYTAWALFSWQSLMSFHYFRPPLFNRPPASLPDPKHEPEWYGEIWLKYPLGRTLFPSSSGDVFKARAEFAVIQNEAAQRLFAGSTPAPQLSAAEVAVFYFRFKGWYDSLPEALSPRRAVLPSHLKLHMHYFQILLRLFQSPSLINEPGSEADAAVVNLFGQPPQELLSYAKVSLETLLRAYYLRHGFEWLDTYLLSLMLDVAFIAIEGMKVQDSDADLSALRSTIILLAKGIYEQGQNLFLGKLVFNVVRGKMRSEDLDTLGQLARIEKIGEKEAIGLQQAQMEWPVQITSMADDPGSKKIGDLSKQLMETSLELPGEDITL is encoded by the exons ATGCCGGAATCGGCTCCCAAGTCCTCGAAATTTCGCCCGCTTCTTCCTGCTCCGCCTTCTGATGATGGCAGCATCGCCTCTAGTTCTCGTCGTTTGGCGAAGCAGTCTTCTCCCGTGACATCAGCTTGCATAGAATGTCGAAAGCGTAAAACCAAG TGTAGTGGTAGTCGCCCTACGTGCACTGCGTGTATACGGCGACATGTGGAATGCATTTACGATAGGGGTCCTGACGAGACACAAGCCAAAGTGGTCAAACGCAAGTACGAAGAACTCAAGAGCCACAGCACTCCATATGAACGTATATTTGACGCAATTCGCTCCCGGTCTGAGGCTGATGTGGGAGCCATTGTACGGAAGATACGGAGGGGCGAAAACGTAGATGACATTGCCCGTCAGGTCGAGCACGGCGACTTGCTTCTGCAATCGTTTCTCGTACCCGAGGCAAGATATCGCTACGAGTTCCCGCTTTCTTCGAACCTGCCTCCCCATCTCTTGCTTCAGTCCAATGTCTATCTGAAGTCGCTGATATATAAGTGGGCTCCCCCATTGTCACTAGGAGATGCCGCCGAGTCTGGACCTTCTTCCTCACATCAACAGCCGGAGAATGCGTTTTCGGAAGCCGAGGCCCCCTACTTGATGCCGTACCATGCAGCCAAGATAATCAATACTCGTCTCAGTTCCATTGCGCCATCAAAGTGGACCAGTGTCAGCTCGGATGATCTGTTGATGAGAAGACTCCTCAGCGCATTCTTCCTCCAAGACCATGACTGGTGGACCGCATTCCAAAAGGACTACTTTCTTGAAGACATGTCCAAGATGCACGATGAACTCTGCTCGTCTCTACTTGTAAATGCGTTACTTGCATTGTCTTGT AACTATTATCGCGGCCTCGATGGCCGCACTGAGTTTTGGAATCCTCAAACCCTAGGCTACCGCTTTTTGGCAGAGGCCAAGAGGCTGTGGGAGTATGAGAAGGGTCTCGATAAGCTAACGACCATCCAGGCTGCTCTTGTTTTCCACATCATCTACAGCGGAACTGGGGCTGACAAGATCGGATACGCCTACACAGTCCAAGCATGTGCCATTGCCCACAAGATTGATCTATTCAACCCAACCTCTGTCACGGAAAATACCAGGTTACGTGACGCCAGGCATTACACGGCATGGGCATTGTTTAGTTGGCAGAG TCTTATGTCATTCCATTACTTCAGGCCTCCTCTCTTCAATCGACCACCAGCTAGCTTGCCAGATCCGAAGCATGAACCAGAGTGGTACGGCGAAATCTGGCTCAAGTACCCTCTTGGTAGGACTCTGTTTCCCAGTAGCTCAGGGGACGTTTTCAAGGCAAGGGCCGAGTTTGCCGTAATACAAAACGAGGCAGCACAGAGATTGTTTGCCGGTTCAACGCCAGCTCCGCAGCTCTCTGCTGCAGAAGTTGCAGTTTTCTATTTCCGGTTTAAGGGCTGGTACGACAGCTTGCCGGAAGCACTGTCTCCTCGAAGAGCCGTGCTTCCATCCCATCTCAAACTTCA TATGCACTATTTCCAGATTCTTCTCAGACTTTTCCAGTCCCCAAGTCTCATAAATGAGCCCGGGTCAGAAGCGGACGCAGCCGTGGTTAATCTCTTTGGCCAACCGCCCCAGGAGCTCCTCTCATACGCAAAAGTCAGTCTAGAGACTTTGCTGCGAGCTTACTACTTACGACATGGCTTTGAGTGGCTCGACACATATCTCCTTTCTCTAATGCTAGACGTGGCTTTCATCGCTATTGAAGGAATGAAAGTCCAGGACAGTGACGCAGATCTCTCCGCACTACGTTCAACTATCATCCTGCTTGCCAAGGGTATCTACGAGCAAGGCCAGAATTTGTTCCTGGGGAAACTGGTATTTAATGTGGTGAGAGGCAAGATGCGCTCCGAGGACTTGGATACACTGGGGCAACTTGCCAGGATTGAAAAGATAGGGGAGAAGGAAGCCATCGGCCTCCAGCAAGCTCAGATGGAATGGCCGGTTCAGATCACTAGCATGGCGGACGATCCAGGGTCAAAGAAAATTGGCGATTTATCCAAGCAACTTATGGAGACGTCGCTAGAATTACCTGGTGAGGATATCACTTTATAG